The proteins below come from a single Piscinibacter gummiphilus genomic window:
- the urtA gene encoding urea ABC transporter substrate-binding protein has translation MSRDQDRTPDAQRRRLLQGAAALPLAGLAAPAFAQQYPTAKVNTTKLAVTDTEVTVGQLHSATGTMAISETGSIQAEQLAIDQINAMGGVLGRKIKVIKEDGASDWPTFAEKSKKLLVNDKVAAVFGCWTSASRKAVLPVFEKENGMLYYPTFYEGLEQSKNVIYTGQEATQQILWGLDWANKEKKSKSFFLIGSDYIWPRTSNKIARKHIENQLKGKVVGEEYYPLGHTNFNSLINKIKVAKPDCIYAVVVGGSNVSFYKQLKAAGITSDKQFLLTISVTEDELLGIGGENTAGFYACMKYFQSLDNPNNKKFVSAFKAKYGDKAVIGDVTQAAYLGPWLWKATVEKAGSFDVDKIAVASTGVEFKEAPEGYVKIHENHHLWSKARIGQMTADGQFKLVAESPNLIEPNPFPKGYQ, from the coding sequence ATGTCACGCGACCAAGACCGCACCCCCGACGCCCAACGCCGCCGCCTGCTGCAAGGCGCCGCCGCCCTGCCGCTGGCGGGGCTGGCCGCGCCGGCCTTCGCCCAGCAGTACCCGACCGCGAAGGTGAACACCACCAAACTCGCCGTCACCGACACCGAGGTCACGGTGGGCCAGCTGCACTCGGCCACCGGCACCATGGCCATCAGCGAGACCGGCTCCATCCAGGCCGAGCAACTCGCCATCGACCAGATCAACGCGATGGGCGGTGTGCTCGGCCGCAAGATCAAGGTCATCAAGGAAGACGGCGCGAGCGACTGGCCGACCTTTGCCGAGAAGAGCAAGAAGCTGCTCGTCAACGACAAGGTCGCCGCCGTCTTCGGCTGCTGGACCAGCGCCTCGCGCAAGGCGGTGCTGCCGGTCTTCGAGAAGGAGAACGGCATGCTCTATTACCCGACCTTCTACGAAGGCCTGGAGCAGAGCAAGAACGTCATCTACACCGGCCAGGAGGCCACGCAGCAGATCCTCTGGGGCCTCGACTGGGCCAACAAGGAGAAGAAGAGCAAGAGCTTCTTCCTCATCGGCAGCGACTACATCTGGCCGCGCACCAGCAACAAGATCGCGCGCAAGCACATCGAGAACCAGCTCAAGGGCAAGGTCGTCGGCGAGGAGTACTACCCGCTCGGCCACACCAACTTCAACTCGCTGATCAACAAGATCAAGGTCGCCAAGCCCGATTGCATCTACGCGGTGGTGGTGGGCGGCTCCAACGTGAGCTTCTACAAGCAGCTGAAGGCTGCGGGCATCACGTCCGACAAGCAGTTCCTGCTCACCATCTCGGTGACGGAAGACGAGCTGCTCGGCATCGGCGGCGAAAACACGGCCGGCTTCTATGCCTGCATGAAGTACTTCCAGTCGCTCGACAACCCGAACAACAAGAAGTTCGTCTCGGCCTTCAAGGCCAAGTACGGCGACAAGGCGGTGATCGGCGACGTGACGCAGGCCGCCTACCTCGGCCCGTGGCTGTGGAAGGCGACGGTCGAGAAGGCCGGCAGCTTCGACGTCGACAAGATCGCCGTCGCCTCGACCGGCGTGGAGTTCAAGGAGGCCCCCGAGGGCTACGTGAAGATCCACGAGAACCACCACCTGTGGAGCAAGGCACGCATCGGCCAGATGACGGCCGACGGGCAGTTCAAGCTGGTGGCCGAGTCACCGAACCTGATCGAGCCCAACCCCTTCCCCAAGGGATATCAATAG
- the urtC gene encoding urea ABC transporter permease subunit UrtC: protein MIPLKKWLLKPGTGSTLILAVFLLAVLPLTLDVFRLNLVGKYLTYAFVAIGLVMVWGYGGVLSLGQGVFFGLGGYAMAMFLKLEASDPVSTKIQSTPGIPDFMDWNQLTELPTFWIPFKSLPFTLVAVIAVPTLLAFIISYAMFKRRVGGVYFAIITQAVALILSVLIIGRQGYTGGVNGMTDLKTLVGWDIRTDSAKVILYYVCCALLLASIVLCAWVQKSKLGTLLLAMRDKEDRVRFSGYDVAMFKVAVFCLGAALSGIGGALFALQVGFMSPSFVGIVPSIEMVIYAAVGGRMSLVGAVYGALLVNAGKTLFSETFPDLWLFLMAALFIGVTMAFPNGLAGLVESHLKPWWQKRQAERRSIRERVAAAQASYPEPPAPRPAPKPLNPTLSGQQA from the coding sequence ATGATTCCCTTGAAGAAGTGGTTGTTGAAGCCCGGCACGGGCAGCACGCTGATCCTCGCGGTCTTCCTGCTCGCCGTGCTGCCGCTCACGCTCGACGTGTTCCGCCTCAACCTCGTCGGCAAGTACCTCACCTATGCCTTCGTCGCCATCGGCCTGGTGATGGTGTGGGGCTACGGCGGCGTGCTGAGCCTCGGGCAAGGTGTGTTCTTCGGGCTCGGCGGTTATGCGATGGCGATGTTCCTGAAGCTCGAAGCCAGCGACCCGGTGAGCACCAAGATCCAGAGCACGCCGGGCATCCCCGACTTCATGGACTGGAACCAGCTCACCGAGCTGCCCACCTTCTGGATCCCGTTCAAGAGCCTGCCCTTCACGCTCGTCGCGGTGATCGCCGTCCCGACGCTGCTCGCCTTCATCATCAGCTACGCGATGTTCAAGCGCCGCGTGGGCGGGGTGTACTTCGCGATCATCACGCAGGCGGTGGCGCTGATCCTGTCGGTGCTCATCATCGGCCGGCAGGGCTACACCGGCGGCGTCAACGGCATGACCGACCTGAAGACGCTCGTCGGCTGGGACATCCGCACCGACAGCGCCAAGGTCATCCTCTACTACGTGTGCTGTGCGCTGCTGCTCGCGAGCATCGTGCTCTGCGCCTGGGTTCAGAAGAGCAAGCTCGGCACGCTGCTGCTCGCGATGCGCGACAAGGAAGACCGGGTGCGCTTCTCCGGCTACGACGTGGCGATGTTCAAGGTCGCCGTGTTTTGCCTCGGCGCGGCGCTCTCGGGCATCGGTGGTGCGCTCTTCGCGCTGCAGGTGGGCTTCATGTCGCCGAGCTTCGTGGGCATCGTGCCGTCGATCGAGATGGTGATCTACGCGGCGGTGGGCGGGCGCATGAGCCTCGTCGGCGCGGTGTACGGCGCGCTGCTGGTGAACGCGGGCAAGACGCTCTTCTCCGAGACCTTCCCCGACCTGTGGCTCTTTCTGATGGCCGCGCTTTTCATCGGCGTGACGATGGCCTTCCCGAACGGCTTGGCCGGCCTGGTCGAGAGCCACCTGAAGCCGTGGTGGCAGAAGCGCCAGGCCGAGCGCCGCTCGATCCGCGAGCGGGTGGCGGCGGCGCAGGCCTCCTACCCCGAGCCGCCGGCGCCGCGCCCCGCACCCAAGCCCCTGAACCCCACGCTGAGCGGCCAGCAGGCCTGA
- a CDS encoding DNA-binding response regulator — MLVDDAPQSLGPVCLALEEHGYSVVVAHDGESALARLELVSPDAILLDALMPGLSGFEVCRRIKADAALAHVPVIFMTGLSETPHIVEGFESGGVDYVVKPVRAQEVLARLATHLRNARVARLARDALDVGGHGVLVIDAQQRVAWRSPQAAAWMREFYPGEEGLPPAWRRWLTEGQTHEHASDALLLRNLGAVGLGEQMLLLQRRSPEAAMPSRLSTAALTPREAEVLSWVAKGKTNRDVADILGMSPRTVNKHLEHVFEKLGVETRAAAAALASRELG; from the coding sequence ATGCTGGTCGACGACGCGCCGCAGTCGCTCGGACCGGTGTGCCTCGCGCTCGAGGAACACGGCTACAGCGTGGTGGTGGCCCACGACGGCGAATCGGCGCTCGCGCGGCTGGAGCTCGTCTCGCCCGACGCCATCCTTCTCGATGCGCTGATGCCCGGCCTGTCGGGCTTCGAGGTGTGCCGGCGCATCAAGGCCGATGCCGCGCTCGCGCATGTGCCGGTGATCTTCATGACGGGCTTGTCGGAGACGCCCCACATCGTCGAGGGCTTCGAGAGCGGCGGTGTCGACTACGTGGTCAAGCCCGTGCGTGCACAGGAGGTGCTGGCGCGCCTGGCCACGCACCTGCGCAACGCCCGTGTGGCGCGCCTCGCACGCGACGCGCTCGACGTGGGCGGCCACGGCGTGCTGGTGATCGACGCGCAGCAGCGCGTGGCGTGGCGCTCACCGCAGGCCGCGGCGTGGATGCGCGAGTTCTATCCCGGCGAAGAGGGTCTGCCGCCGGCCTGGCGCCGTTGGCTCACCGAAGGGCAGACCCACGAGCACGCGAGCGACGCGCTGCTGCTGCGCAACCTCGGCGCCGTCGGCCTCGGCGAGCAGATGCTGCTGCTGCAGCGGCGCTCGCCCGAAGCGGCCATGCCGAGCCGCCTGAGCACCGCGGCGCTCACGCCGCGCGAAGCCGAGGTGCTGTCGTGGGTGGCCAAGGGCAAGACCAACCGCGACGTGGCCGACATCCTCGGCATGAGCCCGCGCACGGTCAACAAGCACCTGGAGCATGTGTTCGAGAAGCTCGGGGTGGAGACGCGCGCTGCGGCGGCGGCGCTGGCCAGCCGGGAGCTGGGCTGA
- the urtD gene encoding urea ABC transporter ATP-binding protein UrtD produces MSNTDFALAVEDLTVSFDGFKAIDALTLYIDKNELRVIIGPNGAGKTTLLDLICGKTKASAGSIKFKNEELTKLAEHTRVRRGIGRKFQTPSIYENLTVFQNLEVSFPKGRSVLGALFFKCSDEVKARVQVVAEEVGLAEMLAMEAGLLSHGQKQWLEIGMLLMQEPELLMLDEPIAGMSARERELTAELLKRICANRAVIVIEHDMDFVKQIAHKVTVMHQGKILAEGSMEKVQNDPKVIDVYLGH; encoded by the coding sequence ATGAGCAATACCGACTTCGCATTGGCAGTCGAAGACCTCACCGTCAGCTTCGACGGCTTCAAGGCCATCGACGCCCTCACGCTCTACATCGACAAGAACGAGCTGCGCGTGATCATCGGCCCCAACGGCGCCGGCAAGACCACGCTGCTCGACCTGATCTGCGGCAAGACCAAGGCCAGCGCCGGCAGCATCAAGTTCAAGAACGAAGAACTCACCAAGCTCGCCGAGCACACCCGCGTGCGGCGCGGCATCGGCCGCAAGTTCCAGACACCCTCGATCTACGAGAACCTCACCGTCTTCCAGAACCTCGAGGTCTCGTTCCCGAAAGGCCGCTCGGTGCTGGGCGCGCTCTTCTTCAAGTGCAGCGACGAGGTGAAGGCGCGTGTGCAGGTGGTGGCCGAGGAAGTGGGCCTCGCCGAGATGCTCGCGATGGAAGCGGGCCTCCTGAGCCACGGCCAGAAGCAGTGGCTGGAGATCGGGATGCTGCTGATGCAGGAGCCCGAGCTGCTCATGCTCGACGAGCCCATCGCCGGCATGAGCGCGCGTGAACGCGAGCTCACAGCCGAGCTGCTCAAGCGCATCTGCGCCAACCGTGCGGTGATCGTGATCGAGCACGACATGGATTTCGTCAAGCAGATCGCGCACAAGGTCACCGTGATGCACCAGGGAAAGATCCTCGCCGAGGGGTCGATGGAGAAGGTGCAGAACGACCCCAAGGTCATCGACGTCTACCTCGGCCATTGA
- the urtB gene encoding urea ABC transporter permease subunit UrtB yields the protein MTFSEFMNIGLMQGFAGLSLFSVLLLMGLGLAIIFGQMGVINMAHGEFMTIGAYTIFLGSTLTEKFAPGFTPYYFPVAILVAFVFAFIAGWLVEWALIRHLYKRPLDTLLATWGVSLALQQCFRTGIGPKEVSPTLPEWLMGSWAPKEGLDIPINGLFVLALTAVVTGGVMLALYKSRWGLRVRATVSNRQMANAIGINTKKTDRLTFAIGCGIAGVAGAAFTTIGSTGPTSGSLYIVDAFLVVTFGGAASLLGTVASAFGIAQTQSISEFFMTGSMAKVLTLSLIVLILMARPQGLFAVKVRR from the coding sequence ATGACGTTCTCTGAATTCATGAACATCGGGCTCATGCAGGGCTTTGCCGGCCTGAGCCTCTTCTCGGTGCTGCTGCTGATGGGCCTGGGCCTGGCCATCATCTTCGGGCAGATGGGCGTGATCAACATGGCGCATGGCGAGTTCATGACCATCGGCGCGTACACCATCTTCCTCGGCAGCACGCTCACCGAGAAGTTCGCGCCGGGCTTCACGCCCTACTACTTCCCGGTCGCCATCCTCGTCGCCTTCGTGTTCGCGTTCATTGCGGGCTGGCTCGTCGAGTGGGCGCTGATCCGCCACCTCTACAAGCGCCCGCTCGACACGCTGCTGGCCACGTGGGGCGTGAGCCTTGCGCTGCAGCAGTGCTTTCGCACCGGCATCGGCCCGAAGGAAGTGAGCCCCACGCTGCCCGAGTGGCTGATGGGCTCGTGGGCACCGAAGGAAGGGCTCGACATCCCGATCAACGGCCTCTTCGTGCTCGCGCTCACCGCCGTCGTCACGGGCGGTGTGATGCTCGCGCTCTACAAGAGCCGCTGGGGCCTGCGCGTGCGCGCCACGGTGAGCAACCGCCAGATGGCCAACGCCATCGGCATCAACACGAAGAAGACCGACCGGCTCACGTTCGCCATTGGCTGCGGCATCGCCGGTGTGGCCGGCGCGGCCTTCACCACCATCGGCTCGACCGGGCCCACGAGCGGCTCGCTCTACATCGTCGACGCCTTCCTCGTCGTCACCTTCGGCGGCGCCGCCAGCCTGCTCGGCACCGTGGCCTCGGCCTTCGGCATCGCACAGACGCAGTCCATCAGCGAGTTCTTCATGACCGGATCGATGGCCAAGGTGCTCACGCTCTCGCTGATCGTGCTGATCCTGATGGCGCGGCCACAGGGGCTGTTCGCGGTGAAGGTGCGGCGCTGA
- a CDS encoding ATP-binding protein: MSGATQKIFRIRRDYNTWVADETLEDYALRYTPRHFRKWSEFRVANTAFGATSFLALEAIGGAIAINYGFSNALWAILVVGLITFLTGLPISVYAAKYGVDMDLLTRGAGFGYLGSTLTSLIYASFTFIFFALEAAILALALQMYFGWPLGWCYLLSSLGILPLVMYGITLISRLQTWTQPLWLFLLALPFVWVLAKNPQAYADFTGLVGRASGSSGFDWLMFGAAATVAFSLVVQIGEQVDYLRFLPEKTAANQRRWWTAVLVAGPGWIVLGMVKMLGGAFLAFLALQHQVPTSKAIEPTQMYLAGFAYVFDDARWVLAATVLFVVVSQVKINLTNAYAGSLAWSNFFARLTHSHPGRVVWLVFNVLIAVLLMTLGVFEALERVLGLYSNVAIAWVGALVADLVINKPLGLSPKHIEFKRAHLYDINPVGLGAMLTAAVVAIVAYAGVLGPTAEAFSPFIALATAMVLSPLLAWATRGRYYLARRNLTRWAPGQNVQCSVCENTFESEDMAHCPAYDAPICSLCCTLESRCHDRCKTNSRAAEQVSAALATVLPERLAARVNSRVAHYLVVLASLIGLLAVILGVVYDQHRVLHAGEQVLLQAPLLKVFALLSLVAAVGAWWIVLGSESRHMAQDESNRQNLLLTREIEAHQRTDAALQQAKDLAEAANQAKTRYVAGMTHELRTPLNSILGYAQILLKDEQVQGARRASVATIHRSGEHLHGLIDGLLDLARIEAGRLRLDPAPLPMHEFLDDLVRMVAPQAEAKGLAFKLETSGRIPQYVNADARRLRQILINLLGNAVRFTDRGSVTLRLDHRREVARFEVIDTGIGIAAQDQERIFLPFERGSAGRRTGDPGTGLGLTITHLLTQLMGGELTLKSTPGEGSTFSVRLYLREVSAPTRPRLPHRPVTGYVGPRRTLLVVDDQPTQRQMLVGMLVPLGFQIREAASGSECLESVLAQPPDAVLLDVSMDDMDGWETARRIRHAGFAQLPIVMVSANAFENQPDKLAEAGVQGFVDKPVIESELLAALQRHLQLEWLAELAMPAWTGSVVSDVEASLPAQLVGELMRLARLGHVQGLKAAVESALQTHAECAPELQRLAELVARYDLEGVLQQLVKNLQGRATEEEVPL, from the coding sequence GTGTCCGGGGCCACGCAAAAGATCTTTCGCATCCGTCGCGACTACAACACCTGGGTCGCCGACGAGACGCTGGAGGACTACGCGCTGCGCTACACGCCGCGCCACTTCCGCAAGTGGAGCGAGTTCCGCGTGGCCAACACCGCGTTCGGCGCCACCTCGTTCCTTGCGCTCGAAGCCATCGGCGGCGCCATCGCCATCAACTACGGCTTCTCCAATGCGCTGTGGGCCATCCTCGTCGTCGGCCTCATCACCTTCCTCACCGGCCTGCCGATCAGCGTCTACGCCGCGAAGTACGGCGTCGACATGGACCTGCTCACCCGCGGCGCCGGCTTCGGCTACCTCGGCTCCACGCTCACCTCGCTGATCTACGCGAGCTTCACCTTCATCTTCTTCGCGCTCGAAGCGGCCATCCTCGCGCTCGCACTGCAGATGTATTTCGGCTGGCCGCTCGGGTGGTGCTACCTGCTGTCGTCGCTGGGCATCCTGCCGCTCGTGATGTATGGCATCACGCTCATCTCGCGCCTGCAGACGTGGACGCAGCCGCTCTGGCTCTTCCTGCTCGCCCTGCCCTTCGTGTGGGTGCTGGCGAAGAACCCGCAGGCGTATGCCGACTTCACCGGCCTCGTGGGCCGCGCCTCGGGCAGCAGCGGCTTCGACTGGCTGATGTTCGGCGCGGCGGCCACCGTTGCCTTCTCGCTCGTGGTGCAGATCGGCGAGCAGGTGGACTACTTGCGTTTCCTGCCCGAGAAGACGGCGGCCAACCAGCGCCGCTGGTGGACGGCGGTGCTCGTGGCCGGCCCGGGCTGGATCGTGCTTGGCATGGTCAAGATGCTGGGCGGCGCCTTCCTCGCCTTCCTCGCCCTGCAGCACCAGGTGCCCACGAGCAAGGCGATCGAGCCGACGCAGATGTACCTCGCCGGCTTCGCCTACGTGTTCGACGATGCCCGATGGGTGCTCGCGGCGACCGTGCTCTTCGTCGTGGTCTCGCAGGTGAAGATCAACCTCACCAACGCATATGCCGGCTCGCTGGCGTGGAGCAACTTCTTCGCGCGCCTCACGCACAGCCACCCGGGGCGTGTGGTGTGGCTGGTCTTCAACGTGCTGATCGCGGTGCTGCTCATGACGCTTGGCGTCTTCGAGGCGCTGGAGCGGGTGCTCGGGCTCTACAGCAACGTGGCCATCGCCTGGGTGGGCGCGCTGGTGGCCGACCTCGTCATCAACAAGCCGCTCGGCCTGAGCCCGAAGCACATCGAGTTCAAGCGCGCGCACCTGTACGACATCAACCCGGTGGGCCTGGGCGCAATGCTCACCGCGGCGGTGGTCGCGATCGTGGCCTACGCGGGCGTGCTCGGGCCCACCGCCGAAGCCTTCTCGCCTTTCATCGCGCTCGCGACGGCGATGGTGCTCTCGCCACTGCTGGCCTGGGCCACGCGGGGCCGCTACTACCTCGCGCGGCGCAACCTCACACGCTGGGCGCCGGGGCAGAACGTGCAGTGCTCGGTGTGCGAGAACACCTTCGAGTCGGAAGACATGGCGCACTGCCCGGCCTACGACGCGCCGATCTGCTCGCTGTGCTGCACGCTCGAGTCGCGCTGCCACGACCGCTGCAAGACCAACTCGCGCGCCGCCGAGCAGGTGAGCGCGGCGCTCGCCACCGTGCTGCCCGAGCGCCTGGCGGCGCGCGTGAACTCGCGCGTGGCGCACTACCTCGTGGTGCTCGCCTCGCTGATCGGCCTGCTGGCGGTCATCCTCGGCGTGGTGTACGACCAGCACCGCGTGCTGCACGCCGGCGAGCAGGTGCTGCTGCAGGCGCCGCTGCTCAAGGTGTTCGCGCTGCTCTCGCTGGTGGCCGCGGTGGGGGCATGGTGGATCGTGCTCGGCAGCGAGAGCCGCCACATGGCGCAAGACGAGTCGAACCGCCAGAACCTGCTGCTCACGCGCGAGATCGAGGCCCACCAGCGCACCGACGCCGCGCTGCAGCAGGCGAAAGACCTCGCCGAAGCGGCGAACCAGGCCAAGACACGCTACGTGGCCGGCATGACGCACGAGTTGCGCACGCCGCTCAACAGCATCCTCGGCTATGCGCAGATCCTGCTGAAGGACGAGCAGGTGCAGGGCGCGCGGCGCGCCTCGGTCGCCACCATCCACCGCAGCGGCGAACACCTGCACGGCCTGATCGACGGCCTGCTCGACCTCGCGCGCATCGAGGCCGGCCGCCTGCGGCTCGACCCCGCGCCGCTGCCCATGCACGAGTTCCTCGACGACCTGGTGCGCATGGTGGCGCCGCAGGCCGAGGCCAAGGGGCTCGCGTTCAAGCTCGAGACCAGCGGGCGCATCCCGCAGTACGTGAACGCCGACGCGCGGCGGCTGCGGCAGATCCTCATCAACCTGCTCGGCAACGCGGTGCGCTTCACCGACCGCGGCAGCGTGACGCTCAGGCTCGACCACCGCCGCGAGGTGGCGCGCTTCGAGGTCATCGACACCGGCATCGGCATCGCCGCGCAGGACCAGGAGCGCATCTTCCTGCCCTTCGAGCGCGGCAGCGCGGGCCGTCGCACCGGCGACCCCGGCACCGGCCTCGGCCTCACGATCACGCACCTGCTCACGCAGCTGATGGGCGGCGAGCTCACGCTCAAGAGCACGCCCGGCGAGGGCAGCACCTTCAGCGTGCGGCTGTACCTGCGCGAGGTCAGCGCGCCCACCCGGCCGCGCCTGCCACACCGGCCGGTGACGGGCTACGTGGGCCCGCGGCGCACGCTGCTGGTGGTCGACGACCAGCCGACGCAGCGGCAGATGCTGGTGGGCATGCTGGTGCCGCTGGGCTTCCAGATCCGCGAGGCGGCCAGCGGCAGCGAATGCCTGGAGAGCGTGCTCGCGCAGCCGCCCGATGCGGTGCTGCTCGACGTGTCAATGGACGACATGGACGGCTGGGAGACCGCCCGCCGCATCCGCCACGCCGGGTTTGCGCAGCTGCCCATCGTGATGGTCTCGGCCAACGCCTTCGAGAACCAGCCCGACAAGCTGGCCGAGGCCGGCGTGCAGGGTTTCGTCGACAAGCCGGTGATCGAGTCGGAGCTGCTCGCGGCCCTGCAACGGCACCTGCAGCTCGAATGGCTGGCCGAACTCGCGATGCCGGCGTGGACCGGCTCGGTGGTGTCCGACGTGGAAGCGTCGCTGCCGGCGCAGCTCGTGGGCGAGCTGATGCGGCTCGCGCGGCTCGGCCATGTGCAGGGGCTGAAGGCCGCCGTCGAGAGCGCGCTGCAGACCCACGCCGAGTGCGCCCCGGAGTTGCAGCGCCTGGCCGAACTCGTCGCCCGCTACGACCTCGAAGGCGTGCTGCAGCAGCTGGTGAAGAACCTGCAGGGCCGCGCCACCGAAGAAGAGGTGCCGCTGTGA
- the metW gene encoding methionine biosynthesis protein MetW, whose translation MSDRKDIELIAELVPPGSRVLDLGCGSGELLAHLRDKRGCTGYGIEIDDANVLACTQRGVNVIQLNLEDGLAIFEDQSFDVVLQLETMQHLRHTERLLRETARVGRVGVMSFPNFAHWPNRLRVATGRMPVTKALPYQWYDTPNIRVGTYTDCEVLLRKDGFEVLDGFGIQNGEVVRRFPNLMASVAVFKFQRR comes from the coding sequence ATGAGCGACAGGAAGGACATCGAGTTGATCGCCGAGCTGGTGCCGCCCGGCTCGCGCGTGCTCGACCTCGGCTGCGGCAGCGGCGAGCTGCTCGCCCACCTGCGCGACAAGCGCGGCTGCACCGGCTACGGCATCGAGATCGACGACGCCAACGTGCTCGCCTGCACGCAGCGCGGCGTCAACGTCATCCAGCTCAACCTGGAAGACGGCCTCGCGATCTTCGAAGACCAGAGCTTCGACGTGGTGCTGCAGCTGGAGACGATGCAGCACCTGCGCCACACCGAGCGCCTCTTGCGCGAGACGGCCCGCGTGGGGCGTGTGGGGGTCATGAGCTTTCCCAACTTCGCGCACTGGCCCAACCGCCTGCGCGTGGCCACCGGCCGCATGCCGGTGACGAAAGCGCTGCCCTACCAGTGGTACGACACCCCCAACATCCGCGTCGGCACCTACACCGACTGCGAGGTGCTGCTGCGCAAGGACGGCTTCGAGGTGCTCGACGGCTTCGGCATCCAGAACGGCGAGGTGGTGCGCCGCTTCCCGAACCTCATGGCCAGCGTGGCGGTGTTCAAGTTCCAGCGCCGATGA
- the metX gene encoding homoserine O-succinyltransferase MetX produces MTASLGHVTPQAMQFADPLPLRSGASLRDYTLAYETYGTLNADKSNAVLVCHALNASHHVAGTYEGQAKSEGWWDNLVGPGKPLDTNRFFVIGVNNPGSCFGSTGPMHTNPDTGRPYGADFPVITVEDWVDAQARLLDRLGITQLAAVLGGSLGGMQALSWAMRHPQRVRHCIAVATAPNLSAQNIAFNEVARRAIITDPEFHGGHFYAHGVVPKRGLRVARMIGHITYLSDDSMEAKFGRSLKGEQPAYSTQDIEFEIESYLRYQGDKFSEYFDANTYLLITRALDYFDPAREHGGNLAAAFAPARCKFQLVSFTTDWRFSPARSREIVKALLHNRFDVSYAEIDAPHGHDAFLLDDPRYHALMRARFDGIAKEVGA; encoded by the coding sequence GTGACAGCTTCACTCGGTCATGTGACACCTCAGGCAATGCAGTTTGCCGACCCGCTGCCGCTGCGCAGCGGGGCCTCCTTGCGCGACTACACCCTCGCCTACGAGACCTACGGCACGCTCAATGCCGACAAGAGCAATGCCGTGCTCGTGTGCCACGCGCTCAATGCGTCGCACCACGTGGCCGGCACCTACGAAGGCCAGGCCAAGAGCGAGGGCTGGTGGGACAACCTCGTCGGCCCCGGCAAGCCGCTCGACACGAACCGCTTCTTCGTGATCGGCGTCAACAACCCCGGCTCCTGCTTCGGCTCCACCGGCCCGATGCACACCAACCCCGACACCGGCCGCCCCTACGGCGCCGACTTCCCGGTGATCACGGTGGAAGACTGGGTCGACGCGCAGGCCCGTCTGCTCGACCGCCTGGGCATCACGCAGCTCGCCGCGGTGCTGGGCGGCAGCCTCGGCGGCATGCAGGCGCTCAGCTGGGCCATGCGCCACCCGCAGCGGGTGCGCCACTGCATCGCAGTCGCCACCGCGCCCAACCTCTCGGCGCAGAACATCGCCTTCAACGAAGTGGCGCGCCGCGCCATCATCACCGACCCCGAGTTCCACGGCGGCCACTTCTACGCGCACGGCGTCGTGCCCAAGCGCGGCCTGCGCGTGGCACGCATGATCGGCCACATCACGTATCTGTCGGACGACTCGATGGAGGCCAAGTTCGGCCGCAGCCTCAAGGGCGAGCAGCCGGCCTACAGCACGCAGGACATCGAGTTCGAGATCGAGAGCTACTTGCGCTACCAGGGCGACAAGTTCAGCGAGTACTTCGACGCCAACACCTACCTGCTCATCACCCGCGCCCTCGACTACTTCGACCCGGCGCGCGAGCACGGCGGCAACCTGGCGGCGGCATTCGCGCCCGCCCGCTGCAAGTTCCAACTGGTGAGCTTCACCACCGACTGGCGCTTCTCGCCGGCACGCTCACGCGAGATCGTGAAGGCGCTGCTGCACAACCGCTTCGACGTGAGCTACGCCGAGATCGACGCACCGCACGGGCACGACGCCTTCCTGCTCGACGACCCGCGCTACCACGCACTGATGCGGGCTCGATTCGATGGCATCGCGAAGGAGGTCGGCGCATGA
- a CDS encoding GNAT family N-acetyltransferase: protein MVEESLCFRAATVADAAVLGRLNHLLIRDEGHRNPMGVDELVERMRRWLADEGYEALLGFDGDDLVAYVLWRDEPDCVYLRQIFVQREHRRQGVARHLMLSVFERWPDKRLTVDVLAGNARALAFWRRMGYRDYAVLLERLPLSDDEG from the coding sequence ATGGTTGAAGAGTCTCTGTGCTTCCGCGCAGCCACCGTGGCCGATGCCGCGGTGCTCGGGCGCCTGAACCACCTGCTGATCCGGGACGAGGGCCACCGCAACCCGATGGGGGTCGACGAGCTGGTCGAGCGCATGCGCCGCTGGCTGGCCGACGAGGGTTATGAAGCGCTGCTCGGCTTCGACGGCGACGACCTGGTGGCCTACGTGCTGTGGCGCGACGAGCCCGACTGCGTCTACCTGCGCCAGATCTTCGTGCAGCGCGAGCACCGCCGCCAGGGCGTGGCGCGCCACCTGATGCTGAGCGTCTTCGAGCGCTGGCCCGACAAGCGCCTCACCGTCGATGTGCTCGCCGGCAACGCCCGCGCGCTCGCCTTCTGGCGCCGCATGGGCTACCGCGACTACGCGGTGCTGCTGGAGCGGCTGCCGCTCTCGGACGACGAAGGCTAG